One part of the Gossypium raimondii isolate GPD5lz chromosome 1, ASM2569854v1, whole genome shotgun sequence genome encodes these proteins:
- the LOC105785291 gene encoding exocyst complex component EXO70B1: MNKRLNSEKSGSFPRFGRRRSKRELETGSFKLKGLNPKVCGKNQNPVELFWKSNLNHDQILEKVVQFIEKLASGQDKSKAPEIPNFVESFLKMVESRIATYEQSEASAKLGFNEEYTSFFEAVSCLSKIVNTLDEFPFDSATTSCFNRAGSVHHRAMLLSEYQFLALLDISKRNCNVTVDSKTPKTPKQSFFNSNQETDRCVKPEYDSGTGIVFPYFPPQSVANMNQVALAMISAGYEEECFIVYSGLRLKALDFEFSNQGYENVNMEDFQSMDWESLEGEIDNWIHIVKYCTTNLFSVERKLCNSVFPEHSLIAQKLFCDLATSLTIRLLNFPNAIVLIKQYSAEKLFKFLDIYETLRDLTSSLGSELSAMDLISETSETQRRVGEAAVTIFCQLENSIKSDNGRIPVASGAVHPLTRYTMNYLKYACEYKDTLELVFQQHYETEGSTRRKVQKQESKNAIEDNDRIPKTSHFSVKLMMVMDLLDAKIEMKSKFYRDPALRYIFLMNNGRYILQKIKGSTDIDEIMGPSWSGKRTSDLRQYHKNYQRETWRKVLQCLNHEGLQTNGKVSKAILKGRFKNFNTLFDEIHKTQSIWMVSDEQLKSELRVSISAVVIPAYRSFLGRFKPHFDSGKKAEKYIKYQPEDIEGLIDKLFEGNMTSMGRRRHNN; encoded by the coding sequence ATGAACAAGAGACTGAACAGTGAAAAGTCCGGTAGCTTCCCGAGATTTGGAAGACGAAGGAGCAAACGTGAATTGGAGACCGGTAGTTTCAAATTAAAGGGTCTGAATCCCAAAGTATGCGGTAAGAATCAAAATCCAGTTGAGTTATTCTGGAAATCCAATTTGAACCATGATCAAATCCTGGAAAAGGTTGTTCAATTCATCGAAAAGTTAGCTTCCGGTCAAGATAAATCGAAAGCCCCAGAAATTCCTAATTTCGTGGAGTCATTTTTGAAGATGGTGGAGTCCAGGATTGCAACATATGAACAGAGCGAAGCGTCAGCAAAGCTTGGCTTCAACGAGGAGTACACCTCATTTTTTGAGGCTGTAAGCTGCCTTTCGAAGATCGTAAACACTCTTGATGAATTCCCGTTTGATTCAGCGACAACTTCTTGTTTTAATCGAGCGGGATCGGTTCACCACCGTGCAATGTTGTTATCGGAATATCAGTTCCTTGCTCTTCTGGACATTTCTAAACGCAACTGCAATGTAACTGTAGATTCCAAAACTCCGAAGACTCCAAAACAATCGTTCTTCAACTCCAATCAAGAGACGGATCGATGCGTTAAACCTGAATACGACTCCGGAACAGGGATTGTGTTTCCATATTTTCCACCCCAATCAGTTGCCAATATGAACCAAGTAGCCTTAGCAATGATCTCTGCAGGGTACGAGGAAGAATGTTTCATTGTTTACAGTGGTCTAAGGCTGAAAGCATTGGACTTTGAGTTCAGCAATCAAGGGTACGAAAATGTCAATATGGAGGACTTTCAATCGATGGATTGGGAATCACTGGAAGGAGAGATCGATAATTGGATTCACATCGTCAAATATTGCACGACCAATCTCTTTTCTGTGGAACGCAAGCTTTGCAATTCAGTATTTCCAGAACATTCTTTAATCGCTCAGAAACTGTTCTGCGATTTGGCAACATCCTTGACCATAAGGCTTCTTAATTTTCCAAATGCTATTGTTTTGATCAAACAATACTCTGCAGAGAAACTATTCAAGTTTTTAGATATATACGAGACATTACGTGATTTGACTTCAAGTCTTGGTAGTGAGTTGTCGGCGATGGATTTGATATCCGAGACATCCGAGACACAACGCAGGGTTGGTGAAGCCGCAGTGACCATTTTCTGTCAGCTTGAGAATTCAATCAAGAGTGATAATGGGAGAATACCCGTGGCAAGTGGTGCGGTTCACCCCTTGACTCGCTATACTATGAATTATCTAAAATATGCTTGTGAGTACAAGGACACATTAGAGCTAGTATTTCAGCAACACTACGAGACGGAGGGATCTACCAGGCGGAAAGTTCAGAAGCAGGAGTCTAAGAATGCAATTGAGGACAATGATCGGATCCCCAAAACGTCCCATTTTTCAGTAAAGTTGATGATGGTCATGGACTTGTTAGATGccaaaattgaaatgaaatccAAGTTCTATAGGGACCCAGCATTGCGTTACATTTTCTTGATGAATAATGGGAGGTATATTCTGCAGAAGATCAAGGGTTCTACGGATATCGATGAAATTATGGGTCCTTCTTGGTCGGGAAAACGAACTTCGGATTTAAGGCAGTATCATAAGAACTATCAAAGAGAGACATGGAGAAAGGTTTTGCAGTGCCTAAACCATGAGGGTTTGCAAACAAATGGGAAGGTGTCAAAGGCAATATTGAAAGGAAGGTTCAAGAACTTCAACACCTTGTTCGATGAAATCCATAAGACGCAGAGCATTTGGATGGTAAGTGATGAACAGCTTAAATCAGAGCTTAGAGTTTCAATTTCAGCGGTAGTGATTCCAGCGTATAGGTCCTTTCTGGGGAGATTCAAGCCGCATTTTGATAGCGGTAAAAAAGCAGAGAAATACATAAAGTATCAACCAGAAGATATTGAGGGGTTGATTGATAAACTATTTGAGGGAAATATGACATCAATGGGGAGAAGGAGacataacaattaa